A single window of Rubripirellula lacrimiformis DNA harbors:
- a CDS encoding prenyltransferase/squalene oxidase repeat-containing protein: protein MDIPLIKQNACRIAACVVVVASVFGRLPDAHAQDDIVTFDSVPAERDSIRGDEPLAATFSAKRAAIYLDRSSLTWQKEKKCVTCHTNMPYMFARPALAGVQRDSGEVREFFEQYRTVRWKTKGPTENQGFWPIVVAAGLTFHDMQTTGQLNPVTRDVLDLLWTVQRSDGGWKWPHCDYAPMEIDDHYGVTLAALAVGVAPDGYAETDVAQAGLARLRGYLKNNPPKSLHHRAMIAWCSKRIEGIATDDERARTLNELFAIQLADGGWSTAGFLTDWKGLQRDDGEPLDTQTSDAYGTGLVIVISRELGVAANDPRLQKGIQWLLSNQRESGKWFTRSPVNDAGNLISNTGTAFAILALQSCGELPGWPFDSP from the coding sequence ATGGATATTCCACTGATCAAGCAAAACGCTTGTCGAATCGCCGCCTGTGTCGTCGTCGTGGCGAGTGTTTTCGGCAGATTGCCGGACGCGCACGCGCAAGATGACATTGTCACGTTTGACTCCGTTCCCGCAGAACGTGATTCGATCCGTGGGGACGAACCATTGGCCGCAACGTTTTCGGCCAAGCGGGCTGCCATCTACCTGGATCGGTCCTCGTTGACGTGGCAGAAGGAAAAGAAGTGTGTGACTTGTCACACGAACATGCCATACATGTTTGCGCGTCCTGCATTGGCGGGCGTGCAAAGGGATTCGGGCGAGGTTCGTGAGTTCTTTGAACAGTACCGAACGGTACGGTGGAAAACGAAGGGGCCAACGGAAAACCAAGGGTTCTGGCCGATCGTTGTCGCAGCCGGTCTGACGTTCCATGACATGCAGACGACCGGGCAGTTGAACCCCGTGACTCGGGACGTCTTGGACTTGTTGTGGACCGTGCAGCGGTCAGATGGTGGATGGAAGTGGCCGCACTGTGATTATGCACCGATGGAGATTGACGATCACTACGGCGTCACACTGGCAGCACTTGCCGTTGGAGTCGCTCCGGACGGCTATGCTGAAACGGACGTCGCCCAGGCGGGGCTGGCCAGGCTGCGTGGCTATCTGAAGAACAACCCGCCCAAATCGCTGCATCACCGGGCGATGATCGCGTGGTGCTCGAAACGCATCGAAGGCATTGCGACCGATGATGAACGGGCCAGGACGCTAAATGAGCTTTTCGCGATCCAGCTTGCGGACGGCGGCTGGTCGACCGCTGGGTTCCTGACCGATTGGAAGGGGCTCCAGCGTGACGATGGCGAGCCATTGGACACGCAAACAAGTGATGCGTACGGCACCGGTCTGGTGATCGTGATCAGCCGCGAATTGGGCGTTGCCGCAAACGATCCGCGGTTGCAAAAAGGTATTCAGTGGTTGCTGTCGAACCAGCGTGAAAGCGGAAAGTGGTTCACGCGTTCGCCTGTCAACGATGCCGGAAACTTGATCTCCAACACGGGCACTGCGTTCGCAATTCTTGCCCTGCAAAGCTGTGGCGAGTTGCCGGGTTGGCCCTTCGATTCGCCTTAA
- a CDS encoding polysaccharide lyase produces the protein MKPSPFVMLVFVFVAAGPALVCPVRGEQSDWAEGATQHNDGANRDHYNLGAILPWKHFMGDWRDANDAPQGDAAYVVTKIDDNDTRKPVRWDVTSLVKEWSDGSQPNQGFFLRGTDDGGRIVFGSRENPDAALRPKLELTGEAGTVRLDPVSDTYLTESTYRCQGQADELRVSAASENLLIRFDLDQAASVGEISGASLILQSTHQYRSANVGVFRCRQGDQGPPASPVMGIAAKYQNDRGIADDPDVIFATGFERVDWQSEWTVAGPKDNVDTVDVDTRFEEFQPIDGKAMRSRIAKGGLTALNTIYKFDEQIGSEPEEVYFRYYLRLADDWNQTVQGGKLPGISGTYGRAGWGGRKVNGTDGWSARGLFRKTVPAGNPLAGRTPIGFYCYHVDMDGTYGTNWVWSQGYRGYLATNRWYAIEQYCRLNTPGKKDGVLRAWVDGHLAFDKTDVRFRSTDKLRIEQVWMNLYHGGTTPSPYDQHIFIDNVVIANKYIGPMSAQQ, from the coding sequence ATGAAGCCTTCCCCCTTTGTCATGCTGGTCTTTGTTTTCGTCGCGGCAGGCCCCGCCTTGGTTTGTCCGGTAAGGGGCGAACAGTCGGATTGGGCAGAAGGTGCGACGCAGCATAATGATGGAGCCAATCGGGATCATTACAACTTGGGTGCGATCCTGCCATGGAAACATTTCATGGGCGATTGGCGGGATGCAAACGACGCTCCGCAGGGGGATGCCGCTTATGTGGTCACAAAGATCGATGATAACGACACTCGCAAACCCGTTCGCTGGGATGTCACTTCGCTGGTGAAAGAGTGGTCCGATGGAAGTCAGCCCAATCAGGGGTTCTTTCTGCGGGGCACCGATGACGGTGGCCGAATCGTGTTCGGTAGTCGCGAGAATCCAGACGCGGCGCTGCGTCCCAAGTTGGAACTGACCGGTGAAGCGGGGACCGTCCGTCTGGATCCCGTGTCAGATACCTACTTGACCGAGTCGACGTACCGCTGTCAGGGGCAAGCGGACGAGCTGCGTGTTTCCGCCGCGTCGGAAAACCTTTTGATTCGGTTCGACCTGGATCAAGCAGCCAGCGTTGGTGAGATTTCCGGCGCCTCGTTGATTCTGCAATCGACTCACCAATATCGTTCAGCCAACGTTGGCGTTTTCCGCTGTCGACAGGGGGATCAAGGACCGCCGGCATCGCCTGTGATGGGGATCGCGGCAAAGTACCAGAACGATCGCGGTATCGCGGACGATCCAGATGTGATTTTTGCGACTGGTTTCGAACGCGTCGACTGGCAGAGCGAATGGACGGTTGCCGGCCCCAAGGACAACGTCGATACGGTGGATGTCGACACTCGATTCGAAGAGTTTCAGCCGATCGACGGGAAAGCGATGCGTAGCCGAATCGCCAAAGGTGGTCTGACCGCGCTGAACACGATCTATAAGTTTGATGAACAGATCGGCAGCGAGCCCGAAGAGGTTTACTTTCGTTACTATCTGCGTCTGGCGGATGACTGGAATCAAACCGTCCAAGGTGGCAAGCTGCCCGGGATCAGCGGGACGTATGGCCGAGCGGGCTGGGGCGGACGAAAGGTGAACGGCACGGACGGTTGGTCGGCTCGCGGTTTGTTCCGGAAGACCGTCCCGGCTGGAAACCCATTGGCCGGAAGAACACCGATTGGGTTCTACTGCTATCACGTCGACATGGATGGCACCTATGGAACGAATTGGGTGTGGAGCCAAGGTTACCGCGGATACCTGGCCACGAATCGGTGGTACGCCATCGAACAGTACTGTCGATTGAACACGCCCGGCAAAAAAGATGGAGTCTTGCGAGCCTGGGTCGATGGTCATCTGGCGTTCGATAAGACGGACGTACGTTTTCGTTCAACCGACAAGTTGCGAATCGAGCAAGTATGGATGAACCTCTACCACGGCGGCACGACCCCATCGCCCTACGACCAACACATCTTCATCGACAACGTCGTCATCGCGAACAAGTACATCGGCCCCATGTCTGCGCAGCAGTGA
- a CDS encoding sialidase family protein: MTKRLDFEASVSMTRRRLLIASAASGGMLLTGKDHCWADETDSPSTDHFWYRLAPDGPYIDSQRDNKAFGFGLGKVYLSEDNGKTWPHDAIFRDADNITFSCILKNGNILFATRTRLFLSTDNLGTYKQIVVQDIDGSDYLPHQPIDPANPGWYFHSLDGVHTWDVGGKEMLVWGNYCNVLGGAVPVNIYYSTDSGQTVKIAYSFGQSPTFQQPGAGPSDLLGNPDNPVVCRHIHCVAYNPAENAFYACTGDHDRTDSDGNNRQECHWLRGTFDAQNDLWDWKVLVSVNSNSRFKSGGINFVDGQLYWAADANGTNGTMPHDRGIFRCDPADLTDPTKHEQLFNPQYESANMIIEDGVILSAHYAPASPYATGIIFSPDMGKTWAQYDLDEFGQRSGIRFHQKNSDGWFRVDLRKGWIERGEVLYIKPKPR; the protein is encoded by the coding sequence ATGACTAAGCGATTAGACTTCGAAGCTTCCGTTTCAATGACCCGTCGGCGGCTATTGATTGCGTCGGCGGCCAGCGGTGGAATGCTGCTGACGGGGAAGGACCACTGTTGGGCAGATGAAACCGATTCACCATCGACGGACCATTTTTGGTATCGATTGGCTCCGGATGGTCCCTACATCGATTCGCAGCGAGACAACAAAGCGTTCGGTTTTGGGCTGGGCAAGGTGTATCTGTCGGAAGACAACGGGAAGACCTGGCCGCATGACGCGATCTTTCGCGATGCGGACAACATCACGTTCAGTTGCATCTTGAAGAACGGAAACATCCTTTTCGCAACGCGAACGCGACTGTTTCTCAGTACCGACAACCTGGGCACTTACAAACAGATCGTTGTCCAGGACATCGACGGCAGCGACTATCTTCCGCATCAGCCGATCGATCCAGCGAATCCGGGCTGGTACTTCCATTCGCTTGATGGTGTCCACACGTGGGACGTCGGCGGAAAGGAAATGTTGGTGTGGGGGAACTATTGCAACGTTCTGGGCGGGGCTGTGCCGGTCAATATTTACTATTCCACCGATAGCGGCCAGACCGTCAAAATTGCGTATTCGTTCGGTCAGAGCCCAACGTTCCAGCAGCCAGGTGCCGGGCCGAGCGATCTGCTGGGCAACCCGGACAATCCTGTCGTTTGTCGGCACATTCACTGTGTCGCTTACAACCCCGCCGAAAACGCATTCTACGCGTGCACGGGGGACCACGATCGGACCGATTCCGACGGCAACAATCGTCAGGAATGCCATTGGCTGCGGGGAACTTTCGATGCGCAGAATGATTTATGGGATTGGAAAGTGCTGGTTTCGGTGAATTCTAATTCACGGTTCAAATCAGGTGGAATCAACTTCGTGGATGGGCAACTGTATTGGGCCGCTGATGCCAACGGCACGAATGGAACGATGCCTCACGATCGTGGCATCTTTCGTTGTGACCCGGCGGACTTAACGGACCCGACGAAGCACGAACAGCTGTTCAACCCCCAGTACGAATCGGCCAACATGATCATCGAAGACGGTGTGATTCTATCCGCACACTACGCACCGGCTTCGCCCTACGCGACAGGGATCATCTTTTCGCCCGATATGGGAAAGACGTGGGCACAGTACGACTTGGATGAATTTGGCCAACGCAGTGGCATCCGATTCCACCAAAAGAACAGTGACGGATGGTTTCGCGTCGACCTGCGGAAAGGCTGGATCGAGCGTGGCGAAGTCCTGTATATCAAGCCGAAACCTCGCTAG
- a CDS encoding outer membrane protein assembly factor BamB family protein translates to MTNPDSGSSVLRLLTTSAFIATFGFSTLSVAAETWTEFRGPTANGIASAESSVPTEWSPEKNVAFRTPLPGQGWSSPVIADGRIYLSAAIPQTETADSNETQYDLSLIILDANSGDLLKTVPLMEQTAEKSHRIHKKNSHASPTPIVDGDRVFVHFGYQGTACVDRDGNLIWTNRDLFFKPVHGNGGTPVLVDGKLIFTCDGATDPKVVALDAKTGKLAWEVRRPNDAKKKFSFCTPSLITVDGKKQVIAPGSDSVLAIDPANGNVIWQLLYSGYSVIPKPIYHNGLVFLSTSYDTPSMLAIDPTGRGDVTSTHLKWSINKNVPHTASMLAHEGLIYSVSDGGIAMCVDAETGEVIYKKRVGGGFSASPILVDNKIYYTNESGVTTVIAIGRQYKVLAENDLGERTLASAAVDGNALIMRTADAIYRIEE, encoded by the coding sequence ATGACCAATCCCGATTCAGGCAGCTCTGTCCTTCGTCTTCTCACGACTTCGGCATTCATCGCCACCTTCGGTTTTTCGACCCTTTCCGTCGCAGCCGAAACCTGGACTGAATTCCGCGGCCCAACGGCAAACGGAATCGCCAGCGCCGAGTCAAGCGTGCCGACCGAATGGTCGCCTGAGAAGAACGTTGCCTTTCGCACTCCCTTGCCAGGTCAAGGCTGGTCATCCCCCGTCATCGCCGATGGTCGGATCTATCTGTCCGCGGCCATCCCCCAAACGGAAACCGCCGATTCGAACGAGACCCAGTACGATCTGTCGTTGATCATCCTGGATGCGAACAGCGGCGACCTGTTGAAGACGGTGCCGCTGATGGAACAGACTGCCGAGAAGAGTCACAGGATCCATAAGAAGAATTCGCACGCCAGCCCGACGCCGATCGTTGACGGGGATCGCGTCTTCGTTCACTTCGGTTACCAAGGGACCGCATGCGTTGATCGCGATGGCAACCTGATTTGGACCAATCGCGATCTGTTTTTCAAACCCGTTCATGGCAACGGCGGCACACCCGTCTTAGTGGATGGCAAGTTGATTTTCACATGCGATGGCGCCACCGATCCCAAAGTGGTCGCCCTGGACGCGAAAACCGGCAAACTTGCTTGGGAAGTCCGGCGTCCCAACGATGCGAAGAAGAAGTTCTCGTTCTGTACGCCGTCGTTGATCACCGTCGATGGAAAGAAGCAGGTCATCGCGCCGGGAAGCGACTCCGTTTTGGCGATTGACCCCGCAAACGGAAACGTGATTTGGCAATTGCTTTACTCGGGATACTCCGTCATCCCCAAACCCATCTACCACAACGGCCTGGTCTTTCTGTCGACAAGCTACGATACCCCCAGCATGCTGGCGATCGATCCTACGGGCCGCGGCGATGTCACCAGCACTCACTTGAAATGGTCGATCAATAAGAATGTCCCTCACACGGCGTCCATGCTCGCCCACGAAGGACTGATCTACTCGGTCAGCGACGGCGGGATCGCGATGTGCGTCGACGCTGAAACAGGCGAGGTCATTTACAAAAAGCGTGTCGGCGGCGGATTCTCCGCCTCTCCCATCCTGGTCGACAACAAAATCTACTACACCAACGAATCGGGCGTGACGACCGTCATCGCGATCGGCCGTCAGTACAAAGTGCTAGCGGAAAATGATCTCGGCGAACGAACGCTCGCATCCGCTGCCGTCGATGGAAACGCACTGATCATGCGAACCGCCGACGCCATCTACCGCATCGAAGAATAG
- a CDS encoding alpha/beta hydrolase, which produces MFVRTFCVGTIVLAGLSAATIRCAYAEDPLPRPDVVQHSDLSKYIADDGKVQPIQSAADWWLRRRQIIAGAELAMGPIPPADTPSAFETEVTEDVRLGDVRRLTLRIAVDDSDRLPLDLYLPGSVADRVDASDWMNAITSNKLAAVVALHPTGAEGKRIVAGEGRRPGRQYAIELARRGYVVIAPDYPSFGEYTDYDFTSDGFESGTMKGIWNHRRCVDFLSMLPFVDSDRIGAIGHSLGGHNAIFLGVFDQRIKVVVSSCGWCPFHDYYDGKIKGWASDRYMPRLRDDFQLDPDKVPFDFYELIAALAPRTFVSASPIRDSNFDVDGVRKAVPVAATIYSLLDAPDELILLTPDCEHDFPTEVRFKTYAVIDRVLQHEPTRFELSNQ; this is translated from the coding sequence ATGTTCGTTCGAACGTTTTGTGTCGGCACGATTGTTCTAGCTGGTCTGTCCGCGGCAACGATTCGCTGCGCATATGCCGAAGACCCGTTGCCGAGGCCGGACGTTGTTCAACACTCGGATCTTTCGAAGTACATCGCGGATGATGGCAAGGTGCAGCCGATCCAATCGGCTGCGGACTGGTGGTTGCGGCGCCGACAGATCATCGCCGGCGCGGAATTGGCGATGGGGCCGATTCCGCCCGCGGACACTCCGTCGGCTTTTGAGACCGAAGTTACCGAGGACGTCCGATTGGGTGACGTGCGGCGGCTAACACTGCGAATCGCGGTGGATGATTCGGATCGTTTGCCGTTGGACCTGTATCTTCCCGGTTCAGTTGCCGATCGGGTGGATGCCAGCGATTGGATGAATGCGATCACATCGAACAAATTGGCTGCTGTCGTCGCACTGCATCCCACCGGTGCAGAGGGGAAGCGAATCGTGGCGGGGGAAGGTCGCCGTCCGGGCCGTCAATACGCAATCGAATTGGCTCGGCGCGGCTACGTGGTGATCGCTCCGGACTATCCGTCATTTGGCGAGTATACCGACTATGACTTCACTAGCGACGGTTTCGAATCGGGCACGATGAAAGGAATCTGGAACCATCGGCGCTGTGTCGATTTTCTTTCGATGCTGCCATTCGTTGATTCCGATCGCATCGGGGCCATTGGCCATTCGCTTGGCGGGCACAACGCGATTTTTCTGGGGGTGTTTGACCAGCGAATTAAAGTGGTGGTGTCCAGTTGCGGATGGTGCCCATTTCATGACTATTACGACGGCAAGATCAAAGGCTGGGCCAGCGATCGGTACATGCCTCGGCTGCGAGACGATTTCCAATTGGATCCCGACAAAGTACCGTTCGATTTCTATGAATTGATCGCAGCTTTGGCTCCGCGTACTTTCGTATCGGCGTCGCCAATTCGCGATTCGAACTTCGATGTCGATGGCGTTCGCAAAGCGGTTCCTGTCGCTGCTACAATCTATTCGTTGTTGGATGCCCCCGACGAATTGATCCTTTTGACTCCGGACTGCGAACACGATTTTCCGACCGAGGTTCGATTCAAAACCTACGCCGTGATCGATCGTGTTCTGCAGCACGAACCCACCAGGTTCGAACTGTCAAACCAGTGA
- a CDS encoding neutral/alkaline non-lysosomal ceramidase N-terminal domain-containing protein, producing the protein MNRRIFLAAAWLVVLCCPGSANEPLWKSGAAKVCITPDQPVWMAGYASRTAPADGKLTDLWAKALVLEDHDGSRGVIITVDLVGIDRKLSSAICVSLNERYGLTRDQVVICCSHTHSGPVVMGGLAPLHYLQLNQQHQTSIAEWTDTFHEDVVDVVGQAIGNLQPSHLTWGSGTATFATNRRENAEGDVPNLRSQQKLKGPQDHDVPVLAVRNLDKKLTAVLFGYACHATTLSLYQWSGDYPGFAQIELEEAHSDCVAMFFAGCGADQNPLPRRTTELARHYGRRLASAVDAVLMTTKMQDVTGSLNKTYTEIDLPLGELPDRDEIVRNSRSTNRYEVSRAKMLLEQIDRGVPLSPTYPYPVGVWSIGDDVQFVALGGEVVVDYANRLKSELSGKQTWVAGYANDVMAYIPSRRVLGEGGYEGGGAMVYYGLPAAWAPDVERVIVDEVHRQVGSISKTKIDP; encoded by the coding sequence ATGAATCGACGAATCTTTTTGGCAGCCGCCTGGCTGGTTGTGCTGTGCTGTCCAGGTTCTGCCAACGAACCGCTTTGGAAGTCCGGCGCGGCGAAGGTGTGCATCACACCGGACCAACCGGTATGGATGGCGGGTTACGCCAGTCGTACGGCACCGGCCGACGGAAAGCTGACTGATTTGTGGGCAAAAGCGTTGGTGTTGGAAGACCATGATGGCAGTCGCGGTGTGATCATTACGGTGGATTTGGTCGGCATCGACCGCAAACTTTCCAGTGCAATCTGTGTCTCGCTGAACGAGCGTTACGGGCTAACACGAGACCAGGTCGTCATCTGCTGTTCGCATACGCATTCCGGCCCGGTCGTGATGGGCGGTCTTGCTCCGCTGCACTATCTGCAGCTGAACCAACAGCATCAAACAAGCATCGCGGAATGGACCGACACATTTCACGAGGATGTTGTCGACGTTGTTGGCCAGGCAATCGGAAATTTGCAGCCCAGCCATCTGACATGGGGCAGTGGCACGGCAACGTTCGCGACGAACCGGCGTGAAAACGCAGAGGGCGATGTTCCAAATTTGCGATCCCAACAGAAGCTAAAGGGGCCGCAAGACCATGACGTGCCTGTGTTGGCGGTTCGCAATTTGGATAAAAAGTTGACCGCAGTGCTATTTGGCTATGCCTGTCACGCGACCACTCTGAGTTTGTATCAGTGGTCGGGGGACTATCCCGGGTTTGCACAGATCGAATTGGAAGAGGCCCATTCCGATTGTGTGGCGATGTTCTTTGCGGGTTGTGGTGCGGATCAGAACCCTTTGCCACGGCGAACGACCGAGTTGGCAAGGCACTATGGTCGGCGATTGGCGTCCGCGGTGGATGCTGTGCTGATGACGACCAAAATGCAGGACGTGACTGGATCGCTGAACAAGACGTACACCGAGATTGATTTGCCACTGGGCGAACTACCGGACCGCGATGAGATCGTGCGTAACAGCAGGTCGACGAATCGTTACGAGGTGTCACGTGCGAAGATGTTGTTGGAACAGATCGATCGTGGCGTTCCGCTGAGTCCAACGTATCCCTATCCGGTGGGCGTTTGGTCGATCGGTGATGATGTCCAGTTCGTGGCACTCGGCGGCGAGGTGGTCGTCGACTACGCCAATCGCCTCAAAAGCGAACTATCGGGAAAGCAGACTTGGGTGGCCGGCTATGCCAACGATGTGATGGCCTACATCCCATCACGTCGCGTGCTGGGGGAAGGCGGATACGAAGGCGGCGGAGCGATGGTCTACTATGGGCTTCCCGCTGCCTGGGCACCCGATGTCGAACGAGTGATCGTTGACGAAGTGCATCGGCAGGTCGGATCGATATCGAAAACCAAGATTGATCCGTGA
- a CDS encoding DUF5060 domain-containing protein — MMKNSRIALCLFLCLIAWRVDAVEVMEVNEVSLNAAGSYSNPYLDVDLWVTLSGPSGESYLVPAFWDGEDVFRVRLVATSAGKWSWSTGAATNDLGLDNKSGTFVATATTEMQKDANPNRRGFIRTHGTTLQYADGTPFFFTGDTVWVAFTKIFPWDTAGIAGTSFQDYFSERKRQGFNGVNVIASYPTDTTMSAEGVWAREVRGQKVSETDLTPFEIVSDKADYTRIHPAYWQETDKKMKYLFDNGFVPLFESVRRHEIWPRKSSDQKDAFTNYTRYLIARYGCYNMIYSWLHWDTVDRVYPDWLPLVENAHAYLKSKNGTGQLPYGQPRTAMAYGSSLQTWAKDDPALLDLHNVSNKYRDERMYVWLREMYRDPRPLPAMNVEPYYPSVPVGEVDGLDPTEMAQFQMYGSVLNGGFAGHAWGDAYFGGVAFWIDKKHPIPADERQQTHALTRWKSFAMKHLKDFMLDAGHDYRDLKPASDTHLGDSHGDMHALAVSAHDQSFALGLATKGFPSTFVKGLLPNVDYVFQWWHVETGGWQDAITLTTNDAGELHWPSVPDSSRNWGYRIRRKD, encoded by the coding sequence ATGATGAAGAACTCTCGAATCGCTCTCTGCCTGTTCCTTTGCTTGATCGCTTGGCGTGTAGACGCGGTGGAGGTGATGGAGGTCAACGAAGTGAGCTTGAATGCGGCAGGGAGTTACAGCAACCCGTACCTTGATGTGGACCTGTGGGTGACGCTTTCCGGGCCGAGCGGTGAGAGCTATTTGGTGCCCGCATTTTGGGATGGCGAGGATGTGTTTCGCGTCCGCCTGGTGGCAACCTCCGCGGGGAAATGGTCTTGGTCGACCGGGGCAGCCACGAACGATTTAGGATTGGACAATAAGAGCGGAACCTTTGTCGCGACAGCAACGACCGAAATGCAAAAGGACGCGAACCCGAACCGACGCGGTTTCATTCGCACTCATGGCACGACCTTGCAGTATGCCGATGGGACCCCGTTCTTCTTTACCGGCGACACGGTCTGGGTCGCGTTTACGAAAATCTTTCCTTGGGACACCGCAGGCATCGCAGGGACTTCCTTTCAGGACTACTTCTCGGAACGGAAGCGACAGGGGTTCAACGGCGTCAATGTGATCGCCAGCTATCCCACCGATACCACGATGTCGGCAGAGGGTGTCTGGGCGAGGGAGGTGCGCGGGCAAAAGGTTTCTGAAACGGATCTTACCCCTTTCGAAATCGTTTCCGACAAAGCCGATTACACACGCATTCATCCTGCCTATTGGCAGGAAACGGACAAGAAGATGAAGTACTTGTTCGACAACGGATTCGTTCCGTTGTTCGAGTCGGTCAGACGGCATGAAATATGGCCGCGAAAGAGCTCGGATCAGAAGGACGCGTTCACGAATTACACGCGATACCTGATCGCCCGCTATGGTTGCTACAACATGATCTACAGTTGGCTGCATTGGGATACGGTCGATCGCGTCTACCCGGACTGGTTGCCGCTTGTTGAAAATGCGCATGCCTATCTGAAATCCAAGAACGGCACGGGGCAACTTCCCTACGGTCAACCTCGCACGGCGATGGCTTATGGAAGCAGTTTGCAGACGTGGGCAAAGGACGATCCGGCACTGTTGGATTTACACAATGTCAGCAACAAGTATCGTGACGAGCGAATGTATGTGTGGTTGCGAGAGATGTATCGCGATCCGCGGCCGCTGCCCGCGATGAACGTCGAACCCTACTACCCATCGGTTCCGGTTGGTGAAGTCGATGGCCTTGATCCTACCGAGATGGCCCAATTTCAAATGTATGGATCCGTTCTCAACGGAGGCTTCGCTGGGCATGCCTGGGGTGACGCCTATTTTGGCGGAGTCGCGTTTTGGATCGATAAGAAACACCCGATTCCGGCGGATGAGCGACAGCAGACGCACGCGCTAACCAGATGGAAGTCCTTTGCGATGAAGCACTTGAAGGACTTCATGCTGGACGCGGGGCACGACTATCGCGACTTGAAGCCAGCATCGGACACTCATCTTGGCGACAGTCATGGCGACATGCATGCCCTGGCAGTTTCTGCCCACGACCAAAGCTTCGCATTAGGACTTGCAACGAAGGGATTCCCGTCGACCTTCGTCAAAGGTCTGCTGCCCAATGTCGACTACGTCTTTCAGTGGTGGCATGTCGAAACGGGTGGGTGGCAGGACGCGATCACTCTGACGACCAATGATGCCGGCGAACTGCATTGGCCCAGCGTCCCCGACTCGTCGCGGAATTGGGGATACCGGATTCGACGGAAAGATTGA